A region from the Aegilops tauschii subsp. strangulata cultivar AL8/78 chromosome 5, Aet v6.0, whole genome shotgun sequence genome encodes:
- the LOC109769102 gene encoding calcium-dependent protein kinase 11: MGNSCVGAGPNGAGRSGFLASVAIWRAKPAEQAPATDTPPASTSEQKAPEPVTIPPGEHSSSHGGARPSDPPPPKRAETQRQMSMAPTAKKPVPKVKRVQSAGLQADSVLKRDVNTAKLKDLYTIGKKLGQGQFGTTYLCVEKATGKEYACKSIAKRKLLTDEDVEDVRREIQIMHHLAGHSSVVSIVGAYEDAVAVQLVMELCAGGELFDRIIQRGHYSEKAAAQLTRVIVGVIEACHSLGVMHRDLKPENFLFINTQEDSPLKAIDFGLSIFFTPGQMFTDVVGSPYYVAPEVLLKNYGREVDVWSAGVIIYILLSGVPPFWDESEQGIFEQVLKGELDFTTDPWPSISESAKDLVRKMLNRDPRKRLTAHEALCHPWVCVDGVAPDKPLDSAVLSRLKQFSAMNKLKKMALRVIAESLSEEEIAGLKEMFKMLDTDNSGHITLEELKTGLRRVGATLMDSEIDALMEAADIDNSGTIDYGEFIAATMHMNKVEKDDKLFAAFQYFDKDGSGYITQDELQKACEEFGIGDTRIEDIIGDVDKDNDGKIDYNEFVEMMQKGNNPLGRKGQQSNVNFGLGDALKLR, encoded by the exons ATGGGGAACAGCTGCGTCGGCGCCGGCCCCAACGGCGCCGGCCGCAGCGGCTTCCTCGCCTCCGTCGCCATCTGGCGCGCGAAGCCCGCCGAGCAGGCGCCGGCCACCGACACCCCCCCGGCGTCCACCTCCGAGCAGAAGGCGCCCGAGCCCGTCACCATCCCCCCCGGCGAGCACTCCTCCTCGCATGGCGGCGCGCGCCCCTCCGACCCGCCGCCCCCCAAGCGCGCCGAGACGCAGCGGCAGATGTCGATGGCCCCCACGGCGAAGAAGCCCGTGCCCAAGGTCAAGCGCGTCCAGAGCGCCGGCCTCCAGGCCGACTCCGTCCTCAAGCGCGACGTCAACACCGCCAAACTCAAGGACCTCTACACCATCGGCAAGAAGCTGGGGCAGGGCCAGTTCGGCACCACCTACCTCTGCGTCGAGAAGGCCACGGGGAAGGAGTACGCCTGCAAGTCCATCGCCAAGCGGAAGCTGCTCACCGATGAGGACGTGGAGGACGTGCGCCGCGAGATCCAGATCATGCACCACCTGGCCGGGCACAGCAGCGTCGTCTCCATCGTCGGCGCCTACGAGGACGCCGTCGCCGTGCAGCTTGTCATGGAGCTCTGCGCCGGCGGCGAGCTGTTCGACAGGATCATCCAGAGGGGGCACTACTCCGAGAAGGCCGCGGCGCAGCTCACCAGGGTGATCGTCGGCGTCATCGAGGCGTGCCACTCGCTCGGCGTGATGCACAGGGATCTCAAGCCGGAGAATTTCTTGTTCATCAATACTCAGGAGGACTCGCCGCTCAAGGCCATCGATTTCGGGCTCTCCATCTTCTTCACGCCAG GTCAGATGTTTACAGATGTAGTTGGAAGTCCATACTATGTTGCACCTGAGGTTCTTCTAAAGAACTATGGGCGTGAAGTTGACGTCTGGAGTGCTGGTGTAATAATCTATATCTTGTTGAGTGGGGTTCCTCCATTCTGGGATG AAAGTGAACAAGGGATATTTGAACAAGTTTTGAAAGGTGAGCTGGACTTTACAACTGATCCCTGGCCTAGTATCTCAGAGAGTGCGAAGGATTTGGTCAGGAAAATGCTTAATCGTGATCCAAGGAAGAGATTGACTGCCCACGAAGCGCTAT GTCACCCTTGGGTTTGTGTTGATGGAGTTGCTCCTGATAAACCTCTTGATTCTGCTGTCCTAAGTCGGTTAAAACAATTTTCTGCAATGAACAAACTAAAGAAAATGGCCCTTAGG GTTATTGCCGAGAGTTTGTCTGAAGAAGAGATTGCAGGATTGAAAGAAATGTTTAAAATGCTAGACACTGATAACAGCGGTCATATCACATTGGAGGAGCTAAAAACTGGCTTGCGGCGAGTTGGTGCTACTCTGATGGACTCAGAAATTGATGCTTTAATGGAAGCA GCCGATATTGACAATAGTGGTACCATTGATTATGGGGAGTTCATTGCTGCAACTATGCATATGAACAAAGTTGAGAAGGACGATAAGCTCTTTGCAGCCTTTCAATACTTTGATAAAGACGGCAGTGGTTACATTACTCAAGATGAGCTCCAAAAGGCATGCGAGGAGTTTGGTATTGGAGACACCCGTATTGAAGATATTATCGGAGATGTCGATAAGGACAAT GATGGAAAGATCGACTACAATGAGTTTGTCGAAATGATGCAGAAAGGAAATAATCCACTGGGTAGAAAGGGACAGCAAAGCAATGTGAACTTTGGTCTTGGAGATGCACTGAAGCTTCGGTAA
- the LOC141022443 gene encoding uncharacterized protein — translation MIPTIPYELHPGILEHIPPSPQTIAHTSVVCKAWRRIVSAPGFLRRCHARHVAPVVMGFFHNSSTLPRPFIQTNDTTSLSFRFPNDGNYSWTFMDCRHGRVLLRNGRRFLVWHPVTGHYRLINAEYSHWEEYTEKNSNVALLCVVDDNDGHQVCCQQPTSPFRVALVHNDSWGHVHAGVYSSLTGQWSLPPTSVDLPLLCDIRVEPCVIIFNTMYQPVNDYHVLAYDMDKSTLTMFERPNGGNARLMKVDGGGRLGLAAVEDLTLRMWARGAYSGWVLRTSVDLGEAIACLSKVTLPKVDSSFLVMPQVKIIGSAEEGDALFLWTMVGIFILCPKTMEFKKVHEAVKGMEIVYPYTAFPTPASW, via the coding sequence ATGATCCCTACCATACCGTATGAATTGCACCCTGGGATCCTGGAGCACATCCCACCAAGTCCGCAGACAATCGCCCACACCTCCGTCGTTTGCAAAGCATGGCGCCGCATAGTGTCTGCTCCTGGTTTCCTCCGTCGGTGCCATGCACGCCATGTTGCACCAGTGGTCATGGGCTTCTTCCACAACTCCAGCACACTTCCCCGCCCATTCATACAGACCAACGACACCACTAGCTTATCCTTTCGTTTTCCTAATGATGGAAATTACTCGTGGACGTTCATGGATTGCCGTCACGGCCgtgtcctcctccgtaacggcCGTCGGTTCCTCGTGTGGCACCCAGTGACCGGACACTACCGCCTAATCAATGCCGAATATAGTCATTGGGAGGAGTACACCGAGAAGAACAGCAATGTTGCATTGCTCTGTGTGGTTGATGACAACGATGGCCACCAAGTTTGCTGCCAACAACCCACAAGTCCATTTCGTGTGGCCCTTGTCCACAATGATTCTTGGGGTCATGTTCATGCCGGCGTCTACTCCTCACTTACTGGTCAGTGGAGCCTGCCGCCCACGTCGGTGGATCTCCCGCTGTTGTGTGACATCCGTGTGGAGCCATGTGTCATTATCTTTAACACTATGTACCAACCTGTCAATGACTACCATGTGTTGGCCTATGACATGGACAAGAGTACTCTCACTATGTTCGAGCGGCCGAATGGAGGAAATGCCCGTCTAATGAAGGTTGATGGTGGTGGACGACTCGGCCTTGCTGCCGTGGAGGACCTCACATTGCGTATGTGGGCTCGGGGAGCCTACAGTGGTTGGGTACTACGCACCTCGGTTGATCTGGGAGAGGCCATTGCATGCTTGTCAAAGGTCACATTGCCTAAGGTAGACTCTAGCTTCCTGGTGATGCCGCAGGTGAAGATCATCGGGAGCGCTGAGGAAGGAGACGCACTATTTTTGTGGACCATGGTCGGTATATTCATTCTATGTCctaaaactatggagttcaagaAGGTGCATGAGGCCGTTAAGGGCATGGAGATTGTGTACCCATATACTGCCTTCCCCACTCCTGCGAGCTGGTAA